One genomic segment of Brassica napus cultivar Da-Ae chromosome A3, Da-Ae, whole genome shotgun sequence includes these proteins:
- the LOC111214515 gene encoding uncharacterized protein LOC111214515 yields the protein MNEITKETPGSPIAQQNIETPVLTPIQTQQETHELMNEIISPNISDTQPNTRARRNLLTEQNKDVESRVQNPFEIGANVEISSQDDNTCHKWYPGNVLATYLVDGVEMVKVEYFVPSLDEKKRKRSVETRVSIDRIRPQPPPERSGAKKSYELMQDVEAFDNGAWCAGKVKVILFDGSCFVSLNNSKEQIYFHHSEMRKPRKWVDGVWEMTKKMEEEQTQSVNPSEGDGDKKGKAKAVACKKNEAAGPSEDGVGKMAKEMEVKQGKSVKPSQDDHAKKGKPDVGKKKKANAQPVDLLPFLQREEKRPIRPRNPPIPVTPEVILPIDPFVTPEFPRFSRLAHWMDLRGIYRVPFYINGKEIEKEFFQKMDDAENNLNKEHINVAFEMLNCKRVEQGAWFRNNNLPAACFVPVKFLEVVGYAYESVRKPHKKKQTLLEGCVGELVKGLIHPKKVWLEDVDVIYGVIEDKLSYHYIGVEIQLMDNTITLFHCGLPKANIKRALNQIQELAVLISAIKMELLGEEVNFEDISPFEVKFAEGLPKTKFPYNCDIFVVKMLECRSLGLKSMANINDETAMDLRSKLCCEIFDQFMDKDFQEGQRK from the exons ATGAATGAGATCACGAAAGAGACACCTGGTTCTCCAATAGCTCAACAGAATATTGAGACTCCAGTCCTTACTCCAATTCAGACGCAGCAG GAGACTCACGAGCTTATGAATGAGATCATTTCACCAAACATTTCCGACACACAGCCAAATACCCGAGCTCGCAGAAATCTTTTAACAGAGCAAAATAAG GATGTAGAAAGCAGAGTTCAAAATCCCTTTGAGATCGGAGCAAATGTGGAGATTTCATCACAAGATGACAATACTTGTCATAAATGGTATCCAGGAAATGTGTTGGCAACATATTTGGTTGATGGGGTTGAGATGGTGAAAGTTGAGTACTTCGTCCCGTCTCTGGacgaaaagaagaggaaaaggagtgTTGAGACACGTGTATCAATTGACAGAATACGTCCTCAACCACCACCTGAGAGATCTGGAGCGAAGAAAAGTTATGAGCTAATGCAGGACGTGGAGGCGTTCGACAATGGTGCCTGGTGCGCTGGAAAAGTTAAAGTCATTTTGTTTGATGGCTCGTGTTTTGTCTCTTTGAACAATTCTAAAGAACAAATTTACTTCCACCATTCTGAGATgcgaaaaccaagaaaatgggtagatggtgtttgggagatgacaaaaaag ATGGAAGAAGAGCAGACGCAGAGTGTGAATCCAagtgaaggagatggtgataaaaag GGGAAGGCGAAGGCTGTCGCTTGTAAGAAAAATGAAGCAGCTGGTCCATCAGAAGATGGTGTTGGGAAAATGGCAAAAGag ATGGAAGTAAAGCAGGGTAAGAGTGTGAAACCAAGTCAAGACGATCATGCAAAAAag ggGAAGCCTGATGttggtaagaagaagaaagcaaatgCTCAGCCAGTAGATTTGCTTCCTTTTCTACAGCGAGAAGAGAAGAGGCCAATACGACCTAGAAACCCTCCTATACCTGTAACACCTGAGGTAATCCTTCCAATTGATCCATTTGTGACACCTGAATTTCCTCGGTTTTCAAGGCTTGCACACTGGATGGATCTACGGGGCATATATCGTGT ACCGTTTTATATCAAtggaaaagaaattgaaaaagagttctttcaaaaaatggacgatgcagaaaacAATCTCAACAAAGAG CACATAAATGTTGCATTTGAAATGCTAAATTGTAAGAGGGTTGAGCAAGGTGCTTGGTTCCGCAACAACAATCTTCCAGCAGCATGCTTTGTACCAGTCAAATTcttagaagtggttgggtacgcTTATGAATCTGTCAGGAAGCcacataagaaaaaacaaacgtTATTGGAGGGCTGTGTAGGCGAACTTGTGAAAGGTTTAATACATCCAAAGAAGGTATGGCTGGAAGATGTTGATGTTATATATGGTGTCATTGAAGATAAGTTGAGCTATCACTATATTGGGGTGGAGATACAATTGatggacaacacaatcacaCTCTTCCATTGTGGTCTTCCAAAAGCAAATATCAAACGTGCTCTTAATCAAATCCAAGAACTGGCAG TGTTGATTAGTGCCATAAAGATGGAACTTCTTGGTGAAGAGGTTAATTTCGAAGATATCAGTCCATTTGAAGTTAAGTTTGCAGAAGGGCTTCCAAAGACAAAATTTCCATACAACTGTGATATTTTTGTTGTGAAGATGCTGGAATGCAGGTCACTGGGATTGAAGAGCATGGctaatataaatgatgaaacTGCGATGGACTTACGAAGCAAGCTATGTTGTGAGATCTTCGACCAGTTTATGGATAAAGATTTCCAGGAAGGTCAAAGGAAGTGA
- the LOC111200757 gene encoding uncharacterized protein LOC111200757 isoform X2 — translation MCLQVSSFMSVLSSQVGHKSQQDKIRRMADDMVRWYLDDDDEDDDYEEEHEVDVLKPERLLHRTDRGAGWNHVQQLMHGSDQQCYDILRMNQRTFQDLCKMLATRYGLQETLNVYIEEAVAMFLEVVGQDKTVRVIAQRYQRSLDTVKRKLGEVLSSLLKFAADTLKPEDGEFTRVCPALRNDDRYWPFFKDCIGALDGTHISVRPPKRNAEAYRGRKQEPTMNVLAICNFDMKFIYAYVGVPGRAHDTKVLTYCARNEPFFPHPPNGKYYLVDAGYPTRTGYLGPYRRVRYHLDQFNRGGPPTNTREVFNRRHSSLRSVIERTFGVWKAKWRILDCRHPKYGLIKWIKLVTATMALHNFIRDSHREDNDFVHWQRREEYHTHGDNDEEERDEEEDEEEEEDGDGHGGHIPYEPTGDRAMEGLRDHIGNELSRGYRLPY, via the exons ATGTGTCTGCAAGTCTCATCATTTATGTCTGTATTATCTTCTCAGGTTGGACATAAATCACAACAAGACAAGATAAGAAGAATGGCTGATGAT ATGGTTAGGTGGTacttggatgatgatgatgaggatgatgattaTGAGGAAGAGCATGAAGTTGATGTGCTTAAGCCAGAGAGATTGCTTCATAGAACAGATCGAGGTGCTGGATGGAATCATGTTCAGCAGCTTATGCACGGGTCAGATCAACAATGCTATGATATTCTTCGCATGAATCAGAGGACATTTCAAGATCTGTGTAAGATGTTAGCAACGAGATATGGGTTACAAGAGACGTTGAATGTCTATATTGAAGAAGCGGTTGCAATGTTCCTTGAAGTGGTGGGTCAAGATAAGACAGTACGGGTTATTGCACAAAGATATCAACGTTCGTTGGATACAGTCAAAAGGAAACTTGGTGAGGTTTTGAGTTCTCTCTTGAAATTTGCTGCAGATACACTAAAACCAGAAGATGGTGAGTTCACAAGAGTATGTCCTGCTTTGAGAAATGATGATCGATACTGGCCATTTTTTAAAGACTGTATTGGAGCATTGGATGGAACTCATATCTCAGTCCGCCCTCCTAAACGAAATGCAGAAGCATACAGGGGCAGAAAACAGGAGCCAACCATGAATGTCCTTGCTATATGTAACTTTGATATGAAGTTCATATATGCTTATGTGGGTGTGCCGGGTAGAGCCCATGACACAAAGGTATTAACTTATTGTGCGAGGAATGAGCCTTTTTTTCCACATCCGCCAAATGGAAAGTATTATTTGGTTGATGCTGGATATCCCACAAGAACAGGGTATCTTGGTCCATATCGTAGAGTTCGGTATCATCTCGATCAGTTCAACAGAGGAGGACCGCCAACGAACACTCGAGAGGTGTTCAACCGGAGACATTCAAGCTTGCGATCAGTGATTGAGCGGACATTTGGAGTGTGGAAAGCAAAATGGAGAATTCTTGACTGTAGGCATCCAAAATATGGTTTGATCAAATGGATAAAGCTAGTGACGGCAACGATGGCTCTACACAACTTCATACGTGATTCACATCGAGAAGATAATGATTTTGTGCATTGGCAGAGAAGAGAAGAATATCATACTcatggtgataatgatgaagaagaaagagatgaagaggaagatgaagaagaagaagaagatggtgatggTCATGGTGGACATATTCCATATGAGCCGACTGGTGATAGAGCCATGGAAGGTTTACGTGATCATATTGGTAATGAGTTGAGTAGAGGATATCGATTAccttattag
- the LOC125607237 gene encoding uncharacterized protein LOC125607237, translated as MGDPLPLRLALPELRYPIGSEPEKTISINQHSIVAYIKTVKEILGNDEFNRIRGTFLGPVIKLGERSLKLSAKIVHAVLTKSIKTVKRHEAWFHFGAQPMRFSIREFHMVTGLKCSGEAREPREETEKFKWDFLKGRTHTVKDVEKQLRNTREDASDERFCLAMLLLIESILLQKSLLDGGTTFTLDYVKIAQDMDVLMTYPWGRTAYNLLLKSLQRAVDKSLDKNNYDLQGFPMAFLIWILESVPLLQYAFSQVVPILSVQPSTPIFLCEKYLQIASPQLIDVLLIEIKDHLKVTCILPPISNDPEADVCMEDEANKDLDDMADLSKRGYKFKIRDWRNMSVDLYGANEQIRRASLLFGNGGMSQASSSYQEESLESKINRISEMVGDNLRIMNDRLCLIEKDRKQIKERVTKLEKLQRVTSYETPNNEDCLPNFCCTCTD; from the exons atgggAGATCCATTACCATTAAGACTAGCACTGCCTGAGCTGAGGTATCCGATTGGATCAGAGCCAGAGAAGACGATATCGATAAACCAACACTCGATAGTTGCTTATATCAAAACTGTTAAGGAAATTCTAGGAAATGATGAGTTCAACAGAATAAGAGGGACGTTTTTGGGACCGGTGATCAAGCTTGGAGAGAGGTCTTTGAAATTATCAGCTAAGATAGTGCACGCAGTTCTCACCAAAAGCATCAAGACAGTGAAGAGACACGAAGCATGGTTCCATTTTGGTGCTCAGCCAATGAGGTTCTCTATAAGAGAATTCCACATGGTGACTGGTTTGAAATGTAGTGGTGAAGCAAGAGAACCACGAGAGGAAACCGAGAAATTTAAGTGGGACTTCCTAAAAGGGCGTACTCATACAGTAAAGGACGTGGAGAAGCAGCtcagaaacacaagagaagatgcTTCTGATGAGAGATTCTGCCTTGCAATGCTCCTCCTGATTGAGAGCATACTACTACAGAAGAGCCTTCTCGACGGTGGCACAACTTTTACTTTGGATTATGTGAAAATAGCGCAGGATATGGATGTCTTGATGACATACCCATGGGGGAGAACAGCTTATAATTTGCTGTTAAAATCACTTCAGAGAGCTGTCGACAAAAGCCTCgacaaaaacaattatgattTGCAAGGATTCCCTATGGCATTTCTTATATGGATACTTGAGTCAGTACCTTTGCTACAGTATGCATTCAGTCAAGTTGTTCCTATTCTGAGCGTTCAACCGTCTACCCCAATATTTTTGTGTGAGAAGTACCTTCAAATAGCTTCTCCACAGCTGATAGATGTTCTCCTAATTGAAATCAAAGATCAT CTTAAGGTCACATGCATCCTACCTCCTATTTCTAATGATCCAGAAGCTGATGTTTGCATGGAAGACGAAGCTAATAAAGATCTGGATGACATGGCCGATTTATCCAAGAGAggttataagtttaaaattagaGATTGGCGAAACATGTCAGTAGACCTATACGGTGCTAATGAACAAATAAGAAGAGCATCTTTACTGTTTGGGAATGGAGGGATGagtcaagcttcttcttcgtatcagGAGGAGTCTTTGGAATCAAAGATCAACAGAATCAGCGAGATGGTGGGAGATAATTTAAGGATCATGAACGATCGTTTGTGTTTGATTGAAAAAGACAGGAAACAGATTAAAGAACGTGTGACAAAACTAGAGAAACTACAAAGAGTTACTTCATATGAAACCCCAAACAATGAG GATTGCCTTCCTAATTTTTGTTGTACTTGCACAGACTGA
- the LOC111200757 gene encoding uncharacterized protein LOC111200757 isoform X1 yields MCLQVSSFMSVLSSQVGHKSQQDKIRRMADDKWTDEEVRYFFALYADEKKKGNRPRSGMNLAGREFIVNKFEEKFGKRWIWDRFKNKVDISRKAYVKFKKLTHNRTGLVYDALGRLEMSDAWWDQRIAMVRWYLDDDDEDDDYEEEHEVDVLKPERLLHRTDRGAGWNHVQQLMHGSDQQCYDILRMNQRTFQDLCKMLATRYGLQETLNVYIEEAVAMFLEVVGQDKTVRVIAQRYQRSLDTVKRKLGEVLSSLLKFAADTLKPEDGEFTRVCPALRNDDRYWPFFKDCIGALDGTHISVRPPKRNAEAYRGRKQEPTMNVLAICNFDMKFIYAYVGVPGRAHDTKVLTYCARNEPFFPHPPNGKYYLVDAGYPTRTGYLGPYRRVRYHLDQFNRGGPPTNTREVFNRRHSSLRSVIERTFGVWKAKWRILDCRHPKYGLIKWIKLVTATMALHNFIRDSHREDNDFVHWQRREEYHTHGDNDEEERDEEEDEEEEEDGDGHGGHIPYEPTGDRAMEGLRDHIGNELSRGYRLPY; encoded by the exons ATGTGTCTGCAAGTCTCATCATTTATGTCTGTATTATCTTCTCAGGTTGGACATAAATCACAACAAGACAAGATAAGAAGAATGGCTGATGAT AAATGGACCGATGAAGAAGTTAGGTATTTCTTTGCTCTTTATGCTGATGAGAAAAAGAAAGGGAACAGACCAAGGAGTGGCATGAATCTAGCTGGAAGAGAGTTCATCGTAAATAAGTTTGAAGAGAAATTTGGTAAGAGATGGATATGGGACAGGTTTAAGAACAAGGTTGATATTAGTAGAAAAGCATATGTCAAGTTCAAGAAGCTTACCCACAATAGAACCGGGCTTGTCTATGATGCTTTGGGAAGGTTGGAGATGTCGGATGCTTGGTGGGATCAACGCATTGCG ATGGTTAGGTGGTacttggatgatgatgatgaggatgatgattaTGAGGAAGAGCATGAAGTTGATGTGCTTAAGCCAGAGAGATTGCTTCATAGAACAGATCGAGGTGCTGGATGGAATCATGTTCAGCAGCTTATGCACGGGTCAGATCAACAATGCTATGATATTCTTCGCATGAATCAGAGGACATTTCAAGATCTGTGTAAGATGTTAGCAACGAGATATGGGTTACAAGAGACGTTGAATGTCTATATTGAAGAAGCGGTTGCAATGTTCCTTGAAGTGGTGGGTCAAGATAAGACAGTACGGGTTATTGCACAAAGATATCAACGTTCGTTGGATACAGTCAAAAGGAAACTTGGTGAGGTTTTGAGTTCTCTCTTGAAATTTGCTGCAGATACACTAAAACCAGAAGATGGTGAGTTCACAAGAGTATGTCCTGCTTTGAGAAATGATGATCGATACTGGCCATTTTTTAAAGACTGTATTGGAGCATTGGATGGAACTCATATCTCAGTCCGCCCTCCTAAACGAAATGCAGAAGCATACAGGGGCAGAAAACAGGAGCCAACCATGAATGTCCTTGCTATATGTAACTTTGATATGAAGTTCATATATGCTTATGTGGGTGTGCCGGGTAGAGCCCATGACACAAAGGTATTAACTTATTGTGCGAGGAATGAGCCTTTTTTTCCACATCCGCCAAATGGAAAGTATTATTTGGTTGATGCTGGATATCCCACAAGAACAGGGTATCTTGGTCCATATCGTAGAGTTCGGTATCATCTCGATCAGTTCAACAGAGGAGGACCGCCAACGAACACTCGAGAGGTGTTCAACCGGAGACATTCAAGCTTGCGATCAGTGATTGAGCGGACATTTGGAGTGTGGAAAGCAAAATGGAGAATTCTTGACTGTAGGCATCCAAAATATGGTTTGATCAAATGGATAAAGCTAGTGACGGCAACGATGGCTCTACACAACTTCATACGTGATTCACATCGAGAAGATAATGATTTTGTGCATTGGCAGAGAAGAGAAGAATATCATACTcatggtgataatgatgaagaagaaagagatgaagaggaagatgaagaagaagaagaagatggtgatggTCATGGTGGACATATTCCATATGAGCCGACTGGTGATAGAGCCATGGAAGGTTTACGTGATCATATTGGTAATGAGTTGAGTAGAGGATATCGATTAccttattag
- the LOC106351942 gene encoding uncharacterized protein LOC106351942, with product MEVLCICRQWISKESLQWEFLVDLKRNASIISIEEDLLYEDLMKIVSEDFSVKEEEISLSYGFSLDKKCIIESFPPLSIGVSTVPLNDLPDFSTDSASCVSTVPLNALPDFSPVHIGLSPNTRVAGDIKVNSYFKTKRELMLRMKKWALEWKFEYKTVSSNKSRVLLSCVDENCTWRMRAIKLPESQPQTSICKVVGFFDFQQLWRKKEGLKPKQIIEQVRMLHGVHINYKQAWRVREEAQILVRGTPEDSYYNLSRWLYKITETNPGSLTYQHVDAAGKFKYAFVAFGPSIRGFSLMRRVIAVDGTFLKGKFNGTLLAACAQDGNYHLYPLAFAVVDAENGASWKWFFRGLSQKIPDASDLVFVSDRANSISSALEDVYPLSHHGICRIHLLRNITPTYAKTGLLPLVESAADAYTCHEFWLIFKDIKDKCPELAKYLEESDFRKWARSYAPANRYNIMTTNIAESLNSMLKMPRELPIISLLETIRLTMTTWFFERREAAAKHKHLVTPKVVQKLVSRLGAAMLLNVYQVDRSEFEVKDETMKFVVDLEKRHCTCNVFDIDKIPCIHAIAAAKHIKRDENRFVDASHLTETWAKAYAESIHPGGELSTSTYPENIDELSCPPPATKKKSGRPPTKRKRSVGEFGVPGSKSQSHKCSRCGTGGHNKITCQRPIG from the exons ATGGAAGTTTTGTGCATCTGTAGACAATGGATCTCAAAAGAATCTCTCCAGTGGGAGTTTCTTGTTGATTTGAAGAGGAATGCATCAATCATTTCCATAGAAGAAGATCTACTGTATGAAGATTTGATGAAGATTGTCTCTGAAGATTTTAGTGTTAAAGAGGAAGAAATCAGTTTGAGTTATGGTTTTTCATTGGATAAGAAATGTATTATTGAAAGTTTCCCCCCACTCTCGATAG GTGTTTCTACAGTTCCTCTGAATGATCTTCCGGATTTTAGTACTGATTCAGCTAGCT GTGTTTCTACAGTTCCTCTGAATGCTCTTCCGGATTTTAGCCCTGTCCATATTGGACTTTCACCAAACACGAGAGTAGCTGGCGATATTAAGGTGAATAGCTATTTTAAGACAAAGAGAGAGTtgatgttgaggatgaagaaatgggcTTTAGAGTGGAAGTTTGAGTACAAGACTGTCTCTTCTAACAAGTCAAGAGTGCTTTTGAGTTGTGTTGATGAAAATTGCACGTGGAGGATGCGTGCTATCAAGCTACct GAAAGCCAACCACAGACAAGCATCTGCAAAGTTGTTGGGTTCTTTGATTTCCAGCAATTATGGAGAAAAAAGGAAGGTCTCAAACCGAAACAGATCATTGAACAGGTCAGGATGCTGCATGGTGTTCACATCAATTACAAACAAGCTTGGAGAGTGAGAGAAGAAGCTCAGATTTTGGTTAGAGGGACTCCTGAAGACAGCTATTACAATTTGTCTAGGTGGTTGTATAAAATCACAGAAACAAACCCTGGTTCCTTGACTTATCAACATGTTGATGCTGCAGGAAAGTTCAAGTATGCATTTGTGGCTTTTGGTCCATCGATAAGGGGATTCTCATTGATGAGGAGAGTTATTGCAGTAGATGGTACATTTCTGAAGGGAAAATTCAATGGGACTTTATTGGCAGCTTGTGCTCAAGATGGGAATTATCATCTATATCCTCTCGCCTTTGCAGTGGTTGACGCAGAAAACGGCGCCTCTTGGAAATGGTTCTTTAGAGGTTTGAGCCAGAAGATCCCGGACGCTTCGGATCTTGTTTTTGTATCAGACAGGGCTAACTCCATTTCTTCAGCGTTGGAGGATGTATATCCCTTATCTCACCATGGAATTTGCAGGATCCATCTGCTCCGCAACATCACTCCTACATATGCGAAGACTGGGTTGCTACCTCTGGTGGAAAGCGCTGCTGATGCCTATACGTGTCACGAGTTCTGGTTAATCTTCAAGGACATAAAGGATAAATGTCCTGAATTGGCTAAGTATCTGGAAGAGTCTGATTTTAGGAAGTGGGCACGAAGCTATGCGCCTGCGAACAGGTATAATATCATGACTACCAACATTGCAGAGTCTCTCAATTCTATGTTGAAGATGCCTCGTGAGTTGCCCATTATCTCTCTCCTTGAAACTATCAGATTGACGATGACCACTTGGTTTTTTGAGCGACGCGAAGCGGCTGCGAAACATAAGCACCTGGTTACTCCAAAAGTTGTGCAGAAATTGGTATCTAGGTTAGGGGCCGCAATGTTGTTGAATGTGTATCAAGTTGATCGAAGCGAGTTTGAGGTGAAGGATGAAACAATGAAGTTTGTTGTTGACTTGGAGAAGCGGCATTGCACATGTAATGTTTTCGACATTGACAAGATCCCCTGCATCCATGCCATCGCTGCTGCTAAGCATATCAAGAGAGATGAAAACCGTTTTGTTGATGCTTCTCACTTGACAGAAACGTGGGCTAAAGCTTATGCTGAAAGCATACATCCTGGTGGAGAGTTGTCAACGTCCACCTATCCAGAGAATATTGATGAACTGTCTTGCCCACCTCCagctaccaaaaagaaaagtggACGCCCTcctacaaagagaaagagatccgtTGGCGAGTTTGGGGTTCCTGGATCTAAATCTCAGTCCCACAAGTGCAGCAGATGTGGCACAGGAGGGCACAACAAGATCACATGCCAGAGGCCTATAGGATGA
- the LOC111200757 gene encoding uncharacterized protein LOC111200757 isoform X3: protein MCLQVSSFMSVLSSQVGHKSQQDKIRRMADDKWTDEEVRYFFALYADEKKKGNRPRSGMNLAGREFIVNKFEEKFGKRWIWDRFKNKVDISRKAYVKFKKLTHNRTGLVYDALGRLEMSDAWWDQRIAEWQGARKYKTKVPPNMDVFEAEFGVVTVTGAEGWCAQQGEASLDSRVDVEKDDESDSVDTGMPAPREGTSRAGGSKRKRKEFDQEPYVLRNAILAEKNKIAEKMVEIMAEDRVVLQQDRKFRVHSVLEILNELPGIIKWSPFHIAAVNHLKAVEENRMAFMSFSSDDDKISYLENMIGVKIYEGL, encoded by the exons ATGTGTCTGCAAGTCTCATCATTTATGTCTGTATTATCTTCTCAGGTTGGACATAAATCACAACAAGACAAGATAAGAAGAATGGCTGATGAT AAATGGACCGATGAAGAAGTTAGGTATTTCTTTGCTCTTTATGCTGATGAGAAAAAGAAAGGGAACAGACCAAGGAGTGGCATGAATCTAGCTGGAAGAGAGTTCATCGTAAATAAGTTTGAAGAGAAATTTGGTAAGAGATGGATATGGGACAGGTTTAAGAACAAGGTTGATATTAGTAGAAAAGCATATGTCAAGTTCAAGAAGCTTACCCACAATAGAACCGGGCTTGTCTATGATGCTTTGGGAAGGTTGGAGATGTCGGATGCTTGGTGGGATCAACGCATTGCG GAATGGCAAGGTGCAAGAAAGTATAAGACCAAAGTGCCTCCAAACATGGATGTGTTTGAAGCAGAGTTTGGTGTTGTTACTGTAACTGGAGCAGAAGGATGGTGTGCTCAGCAAGGAGAAGCTAGCTTAGATTCTAGAGTAGATGTAGAGAAGGATGACGAGTCTGATTCAGTTGACACTGGGATGCCAGCACCAAGAGAAGGAACAAGTAGAGCTGGAGGTTCAAAAAGAAAGCGTAAGGAATTTGATCAAGAGCCTTATGTTCTAAGGAATGCAATTCTGGCTGAGAAAAATAAGATAGCAGAAAAGATGGTAGAGATAATGGCAGAGGATCGTGTGGTGTTGCAGCAGGATCGCAAATTCCGTGTGCACTCTGTGTTGGAGATACTTAATGAGCTACCTGGAATTATAAAGTGGTCACCATTTCACATTGCTGCAGTTAACCATCTCAAAGCTGTTGAAGAAAACAGAATGGCTTTTATGTCTTTCTCTAGTGATGATGATAAGATTAGCTATCTTGAAAATATGATTGGAGTTAAGATATATGAAGGATTGTAG